GGGTGTCTTTGATGCGAAGCCAATTAGAGGAATTACCTGTGAGCTTGAAATGTGGGGGCATATCAACACTATTTCTGCAACTTAACCCAGACTTGAGAATCATTGAGGAACCGTTCTTCACAAGTATGAAGAAACTTCGAGTTTTAGACCTGCACAGCACAGGAATAAAATTGTTGCCACATTCTATCTCCAACTTGACATCGCTCCGGAGTTTATACCTCAACAATTGCTGTGACTTAACTGAGCTCCCACGTAAAATAGTCGACCTCAAGGAGCTCGAAGTTCTTGATATTCGAGACACCTCAATCTATTGTTTACCGAAAGAAGTCTGCAGCTTGGTTGGCCTAAGGTGCTTAAGGTTTTCATTTGCCTCGGGAACGTGCAATCCTAATCCGGAACCAAGATTGTGGGAACGTATTGTTCGGCGCCCAAATTATCCCACAACAGGGAGAAGGGTAATATTTCCCCCTGGAGCTGCTGATCAGCTTAGTAAGCTCGAGGAGATGACCATAGTCATCACTGATGGAAGctgtgaagaaattgaagatcaaATAAGAACAGAGGTCGGTGAATTCAAGAATGTAAATACTGAGTTAATTTTAATTCGACAATCTTCGTCCCAGACTCCAGTTACAGGACCAAGGAAATCTCGTTCAACAGAACGGAGAGGGAACAATGCTTCAGAATCCAAGTGTTCCTGAAAACCCCGTTCAAGATCCAACAATAGGAGTCCAGTCGCTGAGATCCGGCAAAGCGGTAAGGTTCCCTATCTGATCTATACTCTATGGTGCATTTTCCAAAGAACCAAAGGGGCAAAATTACTTACTGTGACATTTTgtcaatttattttatttgcttttatatATATTGGACTAATACCGCCTTGTATTCCCTAATTTGTTGTCAATTCTCACTTTTCACCCTAATATTTTGGCACATTATGCCCCAAGTCCTTAGATCCGCCCATTTGACTCGTATTGCTGATATTGTAAACAGAAGCGTACGTGGGGAAGTAAGAAGCGTAAGTAGAATACACTAATGTAAGGATTACATAAAAgtagaaaaatgaatttcacTTTACACCCTTTAACTTGTATTTGTTTTGTACTTTATATTCCAAACTTTAATTTGAGAGATTGTATCTAGCTTTAAAATTCATTCCATGGGAGTCTAGTTGTTAGCATCATAACTAACTAAAGTAAGGATAATGCACACAATGCATAAGCGTAGCAATAGCATagcaataaatgaaaaaaaaaaattagagaaggAAAATTTCCCTATAATTATcaacaaattaatcaatttacaGTGTCCTAGGGTCAAAAAGAAGAACCCAAATGCCCAATAAAGTAAAAGAGATTcaaggacaaaaaaaaatggaaaatccaAGGTTTCAACTAATAACATTTCAAGGAAAAACATATCCATACTTAAGGCTGGATCTTTGACTTGTACCTAACACTAGATTGGTGAAATGAACTAGTACTTTTTATTGGAAGGATTGGCACAACTAATTTCTACTGCACTAATGCTCATTATCTAATGCTCATTATAAGACACTAGTGAAAAGGGCACACTCCGATGTGTTgtgcaatttaagaaaaatcaccTTTTATATGAAAGaaatcaataaaaatttttcataaatgaataataaatttttatcttttaaaaGTTTTTCTAATGAATTTGGTGGTTACAATGTTTGTGGGTGGTTATGGATGAAAGTTAGTTATGGTTATCTTGGATGAGAATATAGGCAACATGTGACCATATATCagaaattaattaagtgattgTGAGGGTAAAGTTGAAAGTCTAAACAGTGACAAAATAAAGTTTACACCAATTTCAATGCTCTCCCATTATATATGCCATAGATGATTTATTTTTGTTGCAACAtggaaatttcaaaattttccaatagaTTGACCTTGTGTTACCTAAATATAAGGAGCTAGCTAGTCCCAGGGTTGTTGAACTCCATGGGCAAGAAAGATGAAATAACTAAATTACAATTGAAAAACAAGAATTCCTGGTTGAAGAACTATAATATGTTTACTATTGTTGTTAATGTTCCCCTTGTATTCATATTTTGTTGATTATTTTAACAAAAGTGAAGAATGGAGAACAGGaagatttcttaaaaaaaggaATACTGAGATCTCTTTACTTATGCTATTTTGCTTATGGTATTGACTTAAATAGGACAAATACGAGAATTTAGAATGCAATGggtttaaaattaaattttaaggTGTAGAGTGAGAATCAAACACAAATTAAAGGGTGGACAGTGAAATTAGTCGCTTATCACTTATGTGCGGTTGCTACATTTGCGCGTTGTGTGCACACTTCTCACTTCTGTCGAAATCAAATGAGAAAAATCTGAGAGTTTAGAATGCAACTCATCCAAATTTAAGTTTGTGGTGCAAATTGAGAGTCGGACACAAATTTTGGTGTGCAAAGTGCAAttagttcttttattttttaacattTGTCATTTATAGTTAAATGCTGCCTCAAATATTTCTTTAAATAATTCGTTCCTTTAGAATAAGACGTTTAACTTAATATTCCGATCCATCTTGGAACAATATGTTAAATTCCTAATGCAGaagttaaataaattcttttCTAAATCAATGTTCACAGAGTTAGAGGCCATCCCAACCGCTGGACCAAGGAAATCTCATTCTGTCCCAATCGCTGGACCATGGAAGTCTCATTCAACGTAGCAGAGAGGGAATAAACCTTATGAATCCAACCACACTTCATGATTCGACAACAGGAATCCAGTCCCCTAGATCCAGGAACGAGGTAACGTTCTCTATTTGATACGCAGAACATTTTTAAAAGGGTCAATTTCAGTTTTTACCCCCCAAACTGTCATCCAATTGAACTTTGCTCCCTAAACTCTGAATTTTACACCTAACTACCTTGAACTTGCAATTTCTAGCACATCATTACAATTGAAACAATTCCCGTAGAGTGAAACTAATTGCAGCTGGCCAATATTTATGAAAGCACACTTTCAACCCATGGTAATTTTGTCCCTAAAATGCCTTCATGAATACCTTGGAATAGCTTGGAGGcttcttaaaaaccctattaCCTTTTGATTTCCTTTCATGTTCATGAGAAATCATCATGGCCTCTTTGTTAGGACTGGCCCAGAAAATAGACAAATAACGAAGACATAATAAAGAAATAGAGACACCAaaaatttacgtggttcggtcaattTAACTTACGTCCATGTGCGAGGGAGGAGCAAAATTTCTACTATGAAAAAGgaaatacaaaagccgtaggaaagtggttcctacGCCAAAAAGGCACTTAAAAAGGTTTAggaaatattcctaaactcaaaatAAGAGAGTCTAAAATATATGACTACAAATGGGTTAGATGACTCAAGAAACTAATATCCTATATAAtactctcttgagtggtgcacATAAAACCTTCAATAATCTCTTCTATTTATAGGCTCACCAAAGGAAGCTTTCCACTGTTGGCTTCGATGTGGGACGAAGCAAAGTATTGgttaacaaatctccaccttaaTGAGTCCCCAACATCGAGAGATTATAAACTTGCTCTGCCTTCTTCATATAAGCCCTAACGGGCCATATCACGAACAACGAACACCAACCAAGTCTAAGCactgcttgaacttgtaaattGGAAGAGACTTCGTAAACATGTCAGTAGGATTCTCCTTGGTATTGATCTTTCGAACAAGAACTTTTCCTTCACCAATGATATCCCGGATAAAGTGATATTTTATCTTAATGTGCTTTGTTCTCTCATGATACATCTGGTCTTTAGTCAAATGTATAGCACTTTGACTATCATAGTAAATAACCGTAACACCCTGATGTAGATTAAACTCGCCAAATAATCCCTTCAACCACaaggcttctttgattgcctcAGTCACTGCCATGTATTCTGCCTCCGTAGTAGATAGAGCCACAACGTGTTGTAAAGTAGCTTTCCAACTGACTGCACAACCCCTAATGCAGAATACGTAGCCTGAAAGTGATCTTCTTCTGTCAAGATCCCCGGCATAATCTGAATCTACAAAACCAACCAGAGTGGTgttatttttttcaaactccAAACAGGCGTTTGAAGTCCCTTGCAAGTATCTGAAAATCCACTTCACAGCCTGCCAATGTTCTTTACCTGGATAAGACATATATCTACTAACAACACTGATTGCTTGTGAAATATCCGGACGACTACAAACTATTGCATACATAATACTGCCGACTGCATTGGAGTAAGGAACTCGTACCatatattcttcttcttcatctgaCTATGGTGACTGAGCAGCAGATAACCGAAAATGGTTAGCAAGAGGAGTGCTTACAAGTTTTGCATCTTTCAGGCCAAAACGCTCCAAGACTTTCTTCAAGTAATTTTCTTAGGTCAAGAACTTCCCTGCTCCTCGATCTTGCTTAATATCTatgccaagaattttcttagctgctCCCAAATCTTTCATATCAAATTCACTTCTTAGTTGTAATTTCAAATTGTGAATTTTTGATAAATTCTTGGCAGCAATGAGCATATCATCAACATACAGCAACAAATAGATAAAAGAATCATCATCTAACTTTCGAAATTAAACATAACTATCATACATGCTACTCAAATAATCATGACCCAACATAAAGGAATCAAACCTCTTATACCACTGTCTTGGAGActgcttcaatccatataaggatttcttcAACAAACATGCATGATCTTCCTTACCTTTAACTTCAAATCCCTAGGGTTGCTTCAtaaaaatttgttcttcaagttcaCCATGTAAGAAAGCTGTCTTAACATCGAGCTGTTCCAATTCCAAATCATACACGGCAactaaagcaagcaaaacacgaaTAGAGCTATAATTAACAATAGGTGAAAACacatcattaaaatcaacaTCTTGTACCTGACTATAGCCCTTTGCAATGAGGGTGGCAATCGGGTCCAAATCGGGTTGCGTGGGTCGGGTTGAGACCCGGGTATAACAGAAAACCCGCTGACTCGAACCCAaaaatttcaggttgacggGTAGGCTAGTcaacccgaaatgacccgaaattcaattttaatttcttaattTAATCCTATTAAAAATATGATTATCattcttgagaaataaaatgcaTAGTACACGAATTTAATTACCACCAAGAAATGCACAATTGAAATCTAAGCAGCTCCAAGCCAGTTCACACACGCTGCAATAACTCATCAAATAGAAGACACTCTAACAGAAGTATCATGCAAGCCATTTAAGAGAGACTGTCGAAAAACAACTACATAGGAGAGTTTTAACTGCTTGATATCAAAGCCATTTATTTCTAGTGCTTGttatcaaactatttctgcaaATTCTGGGTGGCTGGTGCAtactagattcaaaattcatCCTAAATGAATGAGAGACATCAATATCTGTACCAAGAGCCCATATGACCAACTGGACCTGTAAGGTTACAGATTAAATAAACGGACAGCTCATGTCAATCAGAAATTGGTCAACCACCATTTTAGGATTATGGATTCCTTCGTCAAACTGGCAATACTTGCACATATAAACATGTGTGTCCTCCTCCGGTGACACTGATTTTTAACAGAATCAATTCCAAACTAAAATAAGACACCATAAGAGTAGAAATAATGTAATACATCATCCATCCAAATCTAATAACtccaacttcacacaaattaaacaaaatactGCCAACCAAATATCAGTTTAGAGTCAATACATTACGATTCACATGATATTAAATCACAACAAAGTGGTGCTCCAAGGCCAACCAATGCTTCGGCCCTCATCATTAACAACATCAGCATTCATAATGATGCCAAACTTGTGCATCCTCCAAGCAACCTCAAACTGCAACCGGACTGCTTTGATCACGACAAGCACATTCATAGCAACTAAGTATCATGGATTAGAGATTAACAACATTGGAATTTGAATCCTCAATTATTGTTGCATCAACCTCATCCTTGTTGATATTTAGAGACATGATATTTTGAGTTAAATCCTCCAAATTCATATTTAGAGATCCTACATtataagaaaactaaaatatgtataaaaaaactatatttacctTCACTTTTATCTCCAAATAACCAGTCCTTAGTGCAAACTAAAGCCTTAACAATTTGGCGTGAAAGTGAACTAtgaaattgatccaaaattctaCCAGCAAGACTAAATGCAGATTCAGAAGCAACGGTTGATACTGGAACACATAGAATGTCCCTTGCCAATttactcaaatctggaaatcgaAATTGTTGTGCTTTCCAATAATCAAGAACAATAATATGTGAGGATCGTTTAGCTCTTGGCTCATCTAAATACAATTCCAATTGACTTTTTTGTGCACTACAAGCAAATTCAAAGGTGTCAAATTGATCAAATTCCTACATAAGTTACAAACAGAGATATATTAGAtatgataataaaataaaatagttaaaaatcatcataataatcataattttaGAACGCAATAAAGTCACAAAAGTTTAATTTTCAtacctctaaaatatcaaatgATTGGCTGTCTTCTTGTTCCTTGGCTCCATGCGGAGAATAAACTTCATTGCTGCCTCGAGAGCATGAAGATGATGCACCGGGTATGTTGGAAGTCTTCACATACTCATTATAGACATCAAAAAGTGCACTCCTGACCTTAACTAATTCATTAGACCCCAGACTATATAGCTTATTATAACTAAATTCAATAAACTGAAATTTATACCGGGGATCAAATACCACAGCAATTGCCAACAAGAGATTGAACTCAGACCAATATTTGTTAAACTTCACAAATATTTGGGAAGCAATCCTCCTCATAAAATCATCTGAACTATTGCACTCCTCAAACAGCTTCAATTGAATCTTAAAAACTTGAGGAAAGTACAAGTTACTAGTTGGATACTTGGACCCCGAAAAAAGCATTAGTTGCCTCATAAAAAACTTGAAGAAAACTACAAATTTTTTCAACTCTTCCCCATTCTTCAAGAGATGGACAGCACCAAAAATTTGAATCACTTAATTGTAAGTGACAAAATGCAAGGCGATAATAAAGTGCAATGGAAAGCATTCTATATGTGGAGTTCCACCGAGTAGGAACATCTTGAACTAAGGCTTTTTTGGAATCAAGAGAAGTCTGTGTTACACATTCGGTGAACCTTAACTTCCTTGTTTGAGAACCCTTGACATACTTGACACATTCTCTTATTAACTCCACAGATTTATCAATTTCCTTCAAACCATCTTGCACAATCAAGTTGAGAATATGTGCACAACATCTCACATGAAACAACATACCATCACAAATTAGAGAATTTTTCAACTTAAACTGATTCTTAAGTATTGCAACACAAGAATCATTTGCAGAAGCATTGTCTAATGTGATGGCAAACAACTTCCTTTCAATACCCCAACTACTAGCCAAACTGTAAATTTTTTCAGCTAATGCAACACCATTATGGGGAGGAGGCATAtaagaaaaatttaaaatttttttctgtaGCAGCCAATTGCTATCAATGAAATGTGCAGTCAAACTCAAGTATCCATCAGTAACAATAGATGTCCATGCATCAGAAGTTAAACATATTCGACTAGGACATCCCCTCAATTCACTACCAAGTCTATTAACTTCCTTTGCATGCAATTTTTTAACATCCGACTTGGTTGTGTTCCTAGTGATATGTTTAATTTGAGGCTCCAAATATGTAAGGACATTTTTAATTCCCTCATGCTCCACAAATGAAAATGGCAGCTCATGTCTTACTATGGCATGCACAAGTAATTCTCTAAATTTATCTTGACTGAATTGTGCATTTCGTGTGGCAAGAGCACCTTTGTCAGAAGTGATTAGATACTGTCCAATGTCCTTTGTTGTCATTTTTAAACACCTCTTTAAATGTCGATGCAAATTACCTGTCCCACTTTTACTCTCAACAGAATATTCATTCCCACATTTCTTGCATCTGCACATCAACTCTTCATTTGGATCCTTTTTGGGAATAATGTCGAAGTAATCCCAAACTTCTGAACTTAATCTCCTCTTCTTGCCAGGCATATTGATTGTAGCTTTTGGAGGTAACTTCTTTTTCCCAATTGCACTAGTGTCAGGGCATTGAGATTGATGATTGGTGTGTCCTGTTTCCTCGATGCTATCACTACTCCCTATATCACCATCTTCTTCAATACTGATTGAATTTGGATATGTCATACTTGTATCCATCTGCTAATCATCAGGAATTATGCAATTCAGTAGctatgatttttggttgaaacaAATATTCagtaattaaacaagtaatAGTGCTTTCATATTAAAAATGCTTAGTACAAGAGGGGGGACGAGAGAAACAATAACAAACTAAATCAATTGCAAGTGAGCGTCGTGTGCAGAATGAACTCAAGAAGTAGTGGTGTCTAATGTTATTGCTATCTTCTGGTGAGGATTTACTAAATGAACCGACAATATAGATTGAGAATCCACAACAACTAAAGATAGAATTTACTAAAGATAGCTTGAGGATTTACTAAAGATAGCTTGACTGCTTGAGGATTTACTAAAGATAGGAAACTTTAGAAACAGAACTAAATGAACCGACAATATAGCTTGAGAGTCCGTAACAACTAATATGAAAATTCAAGACATTGCTTCCAGTTGGGATGCTTAGAGGATAAGAATAAACTGACATTCAAATGGAAAGGAAAACACCCATCAACCATTTATACTTCAATATGTTTGTTCCCCTGTTAACCTCCAGATTTGGAGGAAGAATTCAGAAATCGATCCATCACCACCAAATCCTTCTTAAAAGTTTCACCTCACCACCGACAGAAATTTACATTAGTAGTGAAAACCAACCTTTTTGTATAATATTTGACCTTATAATAGAAACATCTCTACCAACCTTTTTTAATTcagaaatttttgttttaccGTATCGCCTTCATACATGGTTATACCAAAAGAAAGCCGAAGCAAAGGGGGATATTACACCACAAGAAAGAAATTGATTTAGGGGGAAAAAAAGCTTGCTGTAAAACTGCACCTTAGAGAAGGAAATCCGTTGCTTGCTAGTTGCTTCTAACCGCCGTCTGACATATGAGGACCGTGAGGTGAACTGATGAAGTGAAGGGCAAGGCGGCTGCCTTTCTGGTTTTGCCGTttagaagaaaagggaaagaaagatttAGGGTTAGGTGAGGAAGAAAGATTCGGCCTTTCGGGTGAGGATTTACTATTTTAGGGCCGGCCAAGTCAAGACTCAAGTGAATGTGTACTGTGTAAGCCTATTTAGTGTTTagctaattttttaatatttatttgtttatttttattttagaaacgGGTTAACAGGTCAACCCgattttgaccttttttttcGGGTTTATCGGGTctgacccgattctgacccgaatccTCAAAATCtaaacccaaacccattaatttcgtgttaggttcgggTCGTGTTTTCGGGTGGTGTCAAAAATTGTCACCCCTACTTTGCAACCAATCGTGCTTTGTACCTTGCATCTTCAACCCCTGGAAtaccttccttcttcttgaagaCCCATTTGCATCCAACAATTTTCTTATCTAAAGGCGGCTTCACAAGAACTCAAGTTTCATTTCGATGAAAAGATTCAATTTCCTCATTCATCACAATCAACCACTTTGCAGAGTCATCATAAGAAATTGCTTCTGAATAAGTAGAAGGTTCATCTACTGCATCAATTTCTTCTGCAACTGACAAAGCATATCCAACAAAATCTGAATATCTTTGTGATGGTCGAATATTCCTCCTTGGTCTATCACTGGCTATGGAATATCTCTCCTCTTCTAGATTATTTTCATCAGTAGATTCAGGTACATCTATTGGCATTTGCTGAATAGAAGAGTTAGAAGGACCACAGCTACCGATTTCAAGCTCCACCTGCTTTTGTGTACTATCATTTGTACCACAAGAACTAGAAAACTCCCTTTTGGAAGATAACATAgataattcatcaaaagtaacatctctactgatCACAAATTATGGAGATTTGGGATCAGGATACCAcaatctgtatcctttcaccccagaagcatacccaagaaaaatacACTTTTTAGCTCTAGGCTTTAATTTTTCGTCATTCACACGCATGTATGTTGgacacccaaaaatttttaaatcagAGTAATCAGCAGGAGTACC
This Coffea arabica cultivar ET-39 chromosome 3e, Coffea Arabica ET-39 HiFi, whole genome shotgun sequence DNA region includes the following protein-coding sequences:
- the LOC140038546 gene encoding zinc finger BED domain-containing protein RICESLEEPER 2-like, which translates into the protein MDTSMTYPNSISIEEDGDIGSSDSIEETGHTNHQSQCPDTSAIGKKKLPPKATINMPGKKRRLSSEVWDYFDIIPKKDPNEELMCRCKKCGNEYSVESKSGTGNLHRHLKRCLKMTTKDIGQYLITSDKGALATRNAQFSQDKFRELLVHAIVRHELPFSFVEHEGIKNVLTYLEPQIKHITRNTTKSDVKKLHAKEVNRLGSELRGCPSRICLTSDAWTSIVTDGYLSLTAHFIDSNWLLQKKILNFSYMPPPHNGVALAEKIYSLASSWGIERKLFAITLDNASANDSCVAILKNQFKLKNSLICDGMLFHVRCCAHILNLIVQDGLKEIDKSVELIRECVKYVKGSQTRKLRFTECVTQTSLDSKKALVQDVPTRWNSTYRMLSIALYYRLAFCHLQLSDSNFWCCPSLEEWGRLFEECNSSDDFMRRIASQIFVKFNKYWSEFNLLLAIAVVFDPRYKFQFIEFSYNKLYSLGSNELVKVRSALFDVYNEYVKTSNIPGASSSCSRGSNEVYSPHGAKEQEDSQSFDILEEFDQFDTFEFACSAQKSQLELYLDEPRAKRSSHIIVLDYWKAQQFRFPDLSKLARDILCVPVSTVASESAFSLAGRILDQFHSSLSRQIVKALVCTKDWLFGDKSEVAMNVLVVIKAVRLQFEVAWRMHKFGIIMNADVVNDEGRSIGWPWSTTLL